Proteins from a single region of Phormidium ambiguum IAM M-71:
- a CDS encoding general stress protein translates to MALGNNRRAVGVFSSYRAAELALQDLKNSGFPMDRVSVIAKDADKNRDRIAGADVEDARGNKADEGAATGAIAGGTLGGLTGLLVGLGALAIPGIGPVMLAGATATAIATTLSGTAIGAAAGGLLGALIGLGIPEERARVYHDRVSRGDYLVIVDGSNDEIARAETILRRHNIEDWGIYDSAHDTDRNVRRDYTNDYATTNDADPKVIVVDNRDRAL, encoded by the coding sequence ATGGCTTTAGGAAATAACCGACGTGCTGTAGGTGTTTTTAGTAGTTATCGGGCGGCAGAATTAGCACTTCAAGATTTAAAAAATTCTGGCTTTCCAATGGATCGAGTATCTGTAATTGCCAAAGATGCTGATAAGAATAGAGATCGAATTGCAGGTGCGGACGTTGAAGATGCGCGTGGCAACAAAGCAGATGAAGGTGCAGCTACAGGCGCGATCGCAGGCGGTACTTTAGGCGGATTAACTGGCTTATTAGTCGGTCTGGGCGCTCTAGCTATCCCTGGAATTGGGCCTGTAATGTTGGCAGGTGCTACTGCAACTGCGATTGCTACAACTCTATCAGGAACTGCGATTGGGGCTGCGGCTGGTGGCTTATTAGGTGCATTAATTGGTTTAGGAATCCCTGAAGAACGGGCTAGAGTTTATCACGATCGCGTATCTCGTGGCGACTATTTAGTAATAGTTGATGGTAGTAACGATGAGATTGCTCGTGCGGAAACAATTTTGCGCCGTCACAACATTGAAGATTGGGGAATTTATGATTCCGCTCACGACACAGATCGGAACGTCCGTCGTGATTACACCAATGATTACGCTACAACCAATGATGCCGATCCGAAAGTGATTGTTGTTGATAACCGCGATCGCGCACTCTAA